One window of Cyanobacterium sp. T60_A2020_053 genomic DNA carries:
- a CDS encoding glycosyltransferase family 4 protein, whose translation MKILVLAWEFPPRIVGGIARHVAELYPEIVRLNHQIHLITVEFGSAPRTETVEGIRVYRAPVTPHDHFFQWVKNMNDSMYRQGEKLIDKIGTFDLIHAHDWLVAQSAINLKFRYKIPLVATIHATEYGRNNGIHNESQAYIFQEENHLIYNAWRVIVCSNYMRGEIRRVFNCPENKIDVVYNGIRAEKKKHPPYFDHQTFRRRFANDEEKIVYYVGRMTYEKGVQVLLNAAPSILHQTHGKVKFIIIGGGNTDTMKAQAGRLGIWDRCYFTGFMSDDDLDKFQTVADCAVFPSLYEPFGIVVLESFASKVPVVVSDTGGLPEVVQHGKTGITTYANDCHSLAWGILEVLNNPEYAQMLVQNAYDDVKHRFHWSKLAQQTVMVYSLILQQRRTTTWH comes from the coding sequence GTGAAAATACTGGTACTGGCATGGGAATTTCCGCCAAGAATCGTAGGAGGTATCGCTCGTCATGTAGCAGAATTATACCCTGAAATTGTTCGTCTCAATCATCAAATCCACTTGATTACAGTAGAATTTGGTAGCGCCCCTCGCACTGAAACCGTGGAGGGTATTAGGGTTTATCGAGCGCCCGTCACCCCCCATGACCACTTTTTTCAGTGGGTCAAAAACATGAATGATAGTATGTATCGACAGGGGGAAAAACTCATTGATAAAATTGGTACATTTGATTTAATTCATGCCCATGATTGGCTGGTGGCACAAAGCGCCATTAACTTAAAATTTCGCTACAAAATACCTTTAGTGGCAACCATTCACGCTACGGAATATGGCAGAAATAATGGTATTCACAACGAAAGTCAAGCCTATATTTTTCAAGAAGAAAATCATTTGATTTATAATGCTTGGCGCGTGATTGTCTGTAGCAACTATATGCGAGGGGAAATCCGTCGAGTTTTCAACTGTCCAGAAAATAAAATAGACGTAGTTTATAATGGCATTCGTGCGGAAAAGAAAAAACATCCCCCCTATTTTGACCATCAAACTTTTCGCCGTCGATTCGCTAATGATGAAGAAAAAATTGTCTATTATGTCGGTAGAATGACCTATGAAAAAGGGGTACAGGTGTTATTAAATGCAGCGCCCTCCATCCTTCATCAAACCCATGGCAAGGTAAAATTTATCATCATCGGTGGTGGTAATACTGATACTATGAAAGCCCAAGCGGGAAGATTAGGTATTTGGGATCGATGTTATTTTACTGGATTCATGTCCGATGATGACCTCGATAAGTTTCAAACCGTGGCGGATTGCGCCGTGTTTCCCAGTCTTTATGAGCCTTTTGGCATTGTGGTGCTGGAAAGTTTTGCCTCAAAAGTGCCTGTGGTGGTGTCTGACACGGGGGGATTACCAGAGGTGGTGCAACATGGCAAAACCGGCATTACTACCTATGCTAATGACTGTCATTCCCTCGCTTGGGGCATTTTAGAGGTGTTAAATAATCCTGAGTATGCTCAAATGTTAGTACAAAATGCCTATGATGATGTTAAACATCGTTTTCACTGGTCTAAACTTGCCCAACAAACTGTTATGGTTTATAGTCTTATTCTACAACAACGGCGCACTACCACTTGGCATTAA
- a CDS encoding trypsin-like peptidase domain-containing protein: MNHIKKFTYSLFSFLLAILILFPTGVGALELGKDSFVAQAIDKTGSAVVRIDTEKTVNRELDPFFNPFFDDPFGGGMSPPKKIAGQGSGFIVDSDGYILTNAHVVSGADKVTVTLKDGRRFTGQVTGTDQITDLAVVKIDSDGNLLPTAPLGDSDQVRVGDWAIAVGNPVGLDNTVTLGIISTLHRSAAEVGISDKRIDFLQTDAAINPGNSGGPLLNADGEVIGINTAIRADAMGIGFAIPINRAKELQPVLALGREVPHPYIGIQMVDITPDLARLNNEDPNSAFLLPEVQGVLVVQVFNNTPAQKAGIRRGDVITKVNNLPLKGAGELQQLVEKVGINHDLGLSLLRGENSLNVKVKTAQLNS; the protein is encoded by the coding sequence ATGAATCACATCAAAAAATTTACTTATAGTTTGTTCAGCTTTTTATTAGCTATCCTTATTCTCTTTCCTACCGGAGTGGGGGCGCTGGAATTAGGCAAAGATAGTTTTGTGGCTCAAGCTATTGATAAAACTGGTTCGGCGGTGGTGCGCATTGACACAGAAAAAACTGTTAATCGTGAACTAGACCCCTTTTTTAACCCATTTTTTGATGATCCCTTTGGGGGTGGAATGTCACCACCAAAAAAAATTGCGGGACAAGGTTCTGGTTTTATTGTAGATAGTGATGGTTATATTCTTACTAATGCTCATGTGGTAAGTGGTGCAGATAAGGTAACGGTTACTCTGAAGGATGGGAGAAGGTTTACAGGGCAAGTTACTGGCACGGATCAAATTACTGATTTGGCGGTGGTAAAAATTGATTCAGACGGTAATTTATTGCCTACAGCGCCCCTCGGTGATTCTGACCAAGTTAGGGTAGGAGACTGGGCTATTGCGGTGGGAAATCCTGTGGGATTAGACAATACTGTTACTTTGGGTATTATTAGCACCTTACATCGTTCGGCGGCAGAGGTGGGTATTAGCGATAAAAGAATTGATTTTTTACAAACTGATGCGGCCATTAATCCCGGTAACTCAGGAGGCCCATTACTGAATGCTGATGGGGAGGTAATTGGTATTAATACCGCTATTCGTGCGGATGCGATGGGTATCGGTTTTGCCATTCCTATTAATAGGGCGAAGGAATTACAACCCGTGTTGGCATTAGGGCGGGAAGTGCCTCATCCTTACATTGGCATTCAGATGGTGGATATTACCCCCGATTTGGCGCGCCTCAATAATGAAGACCCTAATTCTGCTTTTCTTCTTCCTGAAGTACAAGGGGTTTTAGTGGTACAAGTGTTTAATAATACTCCGGCGCAGAAAGCTGGTATTAGGCGGGGAGATGTGATCACTAAAGTTAACAATTTGCCGTTGAAGGGCGCTGGGGAGTTACAACAGTTGGTAGAAAAAGTGGGAATTAATCATGATCTTGGTTTATCTTTACTGAGGGGAGAAAATTCTCTAAATGTTAAAGTCAAAACCGCGCAATTAAATTCTTAA